A single Phoenix dactylifera cultivar Barhee BC4 chromosome 1, palm_55x_up_171113_PBpolish2nd_filt_p, whole genome shotgun sequence DNA region contains:
- the LOC120112330 gene encoding cytochrome P450 71A1-like — MALPSTMASLPFLFLGLSFFPLLLLLTRKREGQTAAPKLPPGPAKLPIIGNLHQLGKHTHHSLWQLSQQHGPLMHLKLGKIPTLVVSSPSMAREILKTHDHECCSRAPLFPFTKLSYGCLDVAFAPYGDQWRELRKVCIIELFSNKKVLSFRSMREEEIHRTMNLISSCSNDLNPINLSKVLFSLSSSIVCRTAFGRGYHGGEEGRFHKLLKEAQAMLGGFFVADYLPTFGWVDMLTGMRARLEKIFLELDDFYQQLIDEHIDPTRPQDDQDEDTIDALLRIQKDGNYITQDHIKGVLMNIFIAGTGTSSATVEWAMAELMRHPQAMKKAQDEVRGFVGRKGRVEESDLHQLHYIKSVVKEAMRLRPAGAILIPRETMKHFMIDGYDVPPKTMVLINAWAMGRDADTWHKPNEFYPERFMDSSSELKGHGNFELIPFGEGRRICPAKHLGLLLVELVLANLLYCFDWELPSGMRTEDVDMEEAAGLTAHRKSALCLVAKRYSEMDW; from the exons ATGGCTCTTCCTTCCACTATGGCCTCCTTGCCATTTCTTTTCCTTGGTCTTTCattcttccctcttcttctacttcttacaAGAAAAAGGGAGGGACAAACTGCAGCTCCCAAGCTCCCACCAGGCCCAGCCAAGCTTCCCATAATTGGAAACCTGCACCAACTGGGGAAGCACACCCACCACTCCCTGTGGCAACTATCTCAACAACATGGCCCCCTCATGCATCTGAAGCTTGGTAAGATACCCACCCTTGTGGTGTCATCTCCCTCGATGGCCAGAGAGATCTTGAAGACCCACGACCATGAGTGCTGCAGCCGAGCGCCACTCTTCCCCTTTACAAAGCTCTCTTATGGTTGCTTGGATGTTGCCTTTGCACCGTATGGAGACCAGTGGAGGGAGCTTCGAAAGGTCTGCATCATCGAACTCTTTAGCAACAAGAAGGTGCTCTCGTTTCGATCGATGAGAGAAGAGGAGATCCACCGAACTATGAACTTAATATCATCTTGTTCTAACGATCTAAACCCCATCAATCTGAGCAAGGTGTTATTCTCCCTTTCGAGCAGTATCGTATGTCGAACTGCCTTCGGTAGAGGATACCATGGTGGAGAAGAAGGTCGATTTCACAAACTCCTTAAAGAAGCCCAAGCCATGTTAGGTGGCTTCTTTGTTGCCGACTACCTACCAACTTTCGGATGGGTCGACATGCTTACAGGAATGCGAGCGAGGCTTGAGAAAATATTTCTTGAACTCGATGACTTCTACCAACAACTCATTGATGAGCACATCGATCCAACGAGGCCACAAGATGATCAAGATGAAGACACCATTGATGCTTTGCTCCGCATCCAAAAGGATGGAAACTATATAACTCAAGATCACATCAAAGGAGTACTAATG AATATCTTCATAGCTGGAACGGGCACATCCTCTGCAACAGTGGAGTGGGCAATGGCGGAGCTCATGCGACACCCACAAGCGATGAAGAAGGCGCAAGATGAAGTCAGAGGTTTCGTGGGAAGGAAAGGaagggtggaggagagtgatctCCATCAGCTTCACTACATCAAGTCTGTTGTGAAGGAGGCGATGAGACTGCGGCCTGCGGGTGCAATACTAATACCAAGAGAGACGATGAAGCATTTTATGATCGATGGTTATGACGTTCCACCCAAAACAATGGTACTCATCAACGCATGGGCGATGGGGAGAGACGCAGATACTTGGCATAAGCCTAATGAATTCTATCCTGAGAGATTCATGGACAGCTCCTCTGAGCTCAAAGGACATGGTAATTTCGAGCTTATACCATTCGGAGAAGGCCGAAGGATTTGCCCTGCGAAGCATCTTGGATTGCTGCTTGTGGAGCTTGTGCTTGCGAACCTTTTGTACTGTTTCGACTGGGAATTACCCAGCGGCATGAGGACAGAGGACGTCGACATGGAGGAAGCAGCTGGTCTTACAGCGCACAGGAAATCAGCTCTCTGTCTTGTGGCCAAGAGATACAGTGAGATGGATTGGTAG